From the genome of Vibrio navarrensis, one region includes:
- a CDS encoding acetoacetate--CoA ligase, translated as MTTSSPIWTPSKQRVANSNLKKFIEHINMQGEAIDSFAELYQWSIVENKKFWMEVWDYCDVIGFQGNCIIGEGKPKWQAYTANRDNLWFPQAELNYAENLLSSAYQKPAEPALIFRNERGEEKSLTWQALCDQVSVIQQWLSRNGVGRGDVVAGYLPYLPETVVAMLATTSLGAIWTSTSPDFGIDSVLERFGQVKPKVLFCCDGYSFGGKIFDMSEKNREIEDKLVDLVNICEIEYLQAPDAVHNSNYSTWAAIMDNYEPKGIEFERIGFNDPLFILYSSGTTGKPKCIIHSVGGTILNHLKEHQLHCDIQPDDRVFYYTTCGWMMWNWHVSALASGATLVIFDGSPVYPAHSVLWDMVDEHNVTLFGTSAKYLEALQQAFYEPALFHQLTSLKTLCSTGSVLYPEQFDFIYGSIKQDVHLASISGGTDICGCFVLGNPISPVYRGEVQSAGLGVAVAVFDDKQTPLIGERGELVCRNSLPNYPIGFWHDDGERYHHAYWEKYPNVWHHGDDVMMTQTGGVVFYGRSDTTLNPGGVRIGTAEIYQQVNALSGIEDSIAVGRIHERNEEIWLFVKMAQGFEFTESVAQQIRATLKSHCSPRHVPKQIFPVSDIPRTRSGKLVELAVKQVVNGQEVKNLGAVANPEVLDEIAQFATVDADG; from the coding sequence ATGACAACGTCAAGCCCAATCTGGACACCTTCTAAACAGCGAGTGGCCAACAGTAATCTGAAGAAATTCATTGAACACATCAATATGCAAGGCGAAGCAATCGACAGCTTTGCCGAGCTCTATCAGTGGTCTATCGTCGAGAACAAAAAGTTTTGGATGGAAGTCTGGGATTATTGCGATGTGATCGGTTTTCAAGGCAATTGCATCATCGGAGAAGGAAAGCCCAAGTGGCAAGCGTATACGGCCAATCGAGATAATCTTTGGTTTCCCCAAGCGGAACTTAATTATGCGGAAAACCTCCTCTCCTCTGCCTACCAAAAACCCGCCGAACCTGCGCTTATTTTTCGTAACGAACGTGGCGAGGAAAAGAGTCTCACTTGGCAAGCATTGTGCGATCAAGTATCGGTTATTCAGCAATGGCTTAGCCGTAATGGTGTAGGCCGTGGCGATGTGGTGGCAGGCTACCTTCCTTATCTGCCAGAAACCGTGGTCGCGATGCTGGCTACGACCAGCTTAGGTGCGATTTGGACATCGACTTCACCCGATTTCGGCATCGACAGCGTTCTTGAGCGATTTGGCCAAGTTAAACCCAAAGTCCTGTTCTGTTGTGACGGCTACTCCTTTGGCGGGAAAATCTTCGATATGTCGGAAAAAAACCGAGAAATTGAAGACAAGTTGGTAGACTTAGTAAACATCTGTGAGATCGAGTATCTACAAGCACCTGATGCGGTCCACAACAGTAACTACTCTACTTGGGCAGCCATTATGGACAACTATGAGCCCAAAGGGATTGAGTTTGAACGCATTGGCTTTAACGATCCTTTGTTCATTCTCTACTCTTCCGGCACCACGGGTAAACCCAAGTGTATTATTCACTCAGTTGGTGGCACCATTCTCAACCACCTCAAAGAACATCAACTGCATTGTGACATTCAACCCGATGATCGGGTGTTTTACTACACTACTTGCGGCTGGATGATGTGGAACTGGCATGTTTCGGCCCTCGCCAGCGGTGCAACCTTAGTCATTTTTGATGGTAGCCCAGTGTATCCGGCGCATTCGGTACTGTGGGACATGGTCGATGAGCACAACGTGACGCTATTTGGCACGTCGGCTAAATACTTAGAAGCATTGCAGCAAGCCTTTTACGAGCCCGCCCTGTTCCATCAGCTCACTTCGCTAAAAACTCTCTGCTCGACTGGCTCGGTACTTTATCCAGAGCAGTTCGATTTTATCTACGGCAGCATTAAACAGGATGTGCACTTGGCATCGATTTCTGGCGGAACGGACATTTGCGGCTGCTTTGTGCTGGGAAATCCTATCTCTCCAGTCTATCGGGGCGAAGTTCAAAGCGCAGGCCTTGGCGTTGCCGTCGCCGTGTTTGACGATAAGCAAACGCCACTGATTGGCGAGCGCGGCGAGTTGGTTTGCCGCAACTCTCTGCCCAACTATCCGATTGGTTTTTGGCACGATGATGGCGAGCGATATCATCACGCCTACTGGGAAAAATACCCTAACGTTTGGCACCATGGCGATGATGTGATGATGACGCAAACGGGCGGCGTGGTGTTCTATGGCCGCAGTGATACCACTCTGAATCCCGGCGGGGTGCGTATCGGCACTGCCGAGATCTACCAGCAAGTCAATGCACTGAGTGGCATCGAAGACTCCATCGCGGTCGGGCGAATCCATGAGCGCAATGAAGAGATTTGGTTGTTCGTTAAAATGGCGCAGGGTTTTGAGTTTACAGAGAGTGTTGCGCAGCAAATTCGTGCCACGCTCAAGTCACACTGTTCGCCACGTCACGTACCGAAACAAATTTTTCCGGTCAGCGATATTCCTCGCACCCGTTCTGGCAAACTGGTTGAACTGGCGGTGAAACAGGTCGTGAACGGGCAAGAAGTGAAAAACCTCGGTGCTGTGGCCAACCCAGAAGTGCTGGATGAGATAGCTCAGTTCGCCACAGTAGACGCAGACGGCTAG
- a CDS encoding 4a-hydroxytetrahydrobiopterin dehydratase, producing MLDELKCEACHIDAMPLSDMEQQTLITELEGWQLLHRDGITQLEKVYKFKNFMQAWQFSNQIAELAEQEFHHPSILLEWGKVTVTWWSHSIKGLHKNDFICAAKCDQIIK from the coding sequence ATGCTTGATGAATTGAAATGCGAAGCTTGCCATATTGACGCTATGCCTTTAAGCGATATGGAACAACAAACCCTGATCACTGAGTTGGAAGGTTGGCAATTGTTGCATCGTGATGGTATTACGCAGCTTGAGAAGGTGTATAAGTTCAAGAACTTTATGCAGGCTTGGCAGTTTAGCAATCAAATTGCAGAGCTTGCGGAACAAGAGTTCCACCATCCATCGATTTTGTTGGAGTGGGGTAAAGTCACCGTGACGTGGTGGAGCCATTCGATCAAAGGGTTGCACAAAAACGACTTTATCTGCGCAGCGAAGTGCGATCAGATCATCAAATAA
- the phhA gene encoding phenylalanine 4-monooxygenase produces the protein MDAYHSKAVDEQGYVDWNTEEDAIWRDLFSRQMEVIPGRACTPYLDGLRLLNLSSQRVPQLPEINQVLRDTTGWCVEPVPALINFDRFFNLLANKKFPVATFLRRREEFDYLQEPDFFHEIFGHCAMLTNANFAKFTETYGKLGFAATPKQRAFLARLYWFTIEFGLVKEQGELKIYGGGILSSPGETLYALDDSRAQRRPFDIQTVLRTPYRIDIMQPAYYVLDDISCLFDLSRLDLLSEADLAMEAGLLPPLFQPKETEHA, from the coding sequence ATGGACGCCTATCACTCTAAAGCCGTTGATGAACAAGGGTATGTCGACTGGAACACAGAAGAAGACGCGATTTGGCGCGATCTATTTAGTCGGCAAATGGAAGTAATCCCTGGCAGGGCGTGCACGCCATATCTGGATGGATTGCGTTTGCTCAACCTCTCTTCGCAACGTGTTCCGCAATTGCCAGAGATTAACCAAGTGCTGCGCGACACCACGGGGTGGTGCGTTGAGCCCGTGCCTGCTTTGATAAACTTCGACCGTTTTTTTAATTTGCTCGCCAACAAAAAATTCCCGGTAGCGACCTTTTTGCGTCGTCGTGAAGAGTTTGATTATTTGCAGGAACCCGATTTCTTTCATGAAATCTTTGGTCATTGCGCCATGCTGACGAATGCCAACTTTGCTAAGTTTACCGAAACTTATGGAAAACTCGGTTTTGCCGCCACGCCCAAACAGCGTGCATTTCTAGCTCGTTTGTACTGGTTTACGATTGAGTTTGGCTTGGTTAAAGAACAGGGAGAGCTGAAAATCTACGGCGGCGGCATTCTCTCATCGCCCGGCGAGACGTTATATGCGTTAGATGATAGCCGGGCGCAGCGCCGACCTTTTGATATCCAAACGGTACTTCGCACTCCTTACCGTATTGATATTATGCAGCCCGCATACTACGTGCTGGATGACATTTCTTGTCTGTTTGACCTAAGTCGACTCGATTTACTCAGTGAAGCGGATCTCGCAATGGAAGCGGGTTTGCTCCCTCCACTTTTTCAACCAAAGGAAACTGAACATGCTTGA